In a genomic window of uncultured Sphaerochaeta sp.:
- a CDS encoding AAA family ATPase, which translates to MTETSARVKPLSFEEASFDFDLTTIQACRAKGNRQRIVGQPRALRTLELALSLHKSGFNLYVSGDSGSGRHEAVRHCVQDLRADISTLRDIVYVCNFPQPDSPKVLILPQGEGERFSDASELFNQEILNLAIAKEQFLEKALALVDGLEADFFQSAGHEHFTHLRADLKRMAKHIRYLDEQALRSDSIATKYRANLIVNHARTTQKPLIIENHPSFTNLFGSVDSREKVPHLSLHAGSLLEASGGYIVIDAEELLSQNGLWDALKRHLDANTLVLESKIPSKGELKGSFIRPQVPALPLKVILIGSEETYDTLTEGDERFLTLFKLNAQFDYSMSLDETSIEQSIATLESYAQENGLLPLDDSAFCQLLRYSCWFVESRTQLSTQFSILYDLLEEANWWAKKQGQAKIDSQMILTVNEERSYASGISESKINEEILNGEMLISLSGSKVGVVNGLAVMDRGSASFGTPTVITCTVAPGNEGIVNIEHEAGLSGEIHDKGLLILEGYLRKHYARTFPLSIYAGIAFEQSYAEVDGDSASSSELYALLSAIGELPVRQDIAVTGSVNQMGLIQPVGGINEKIEGFFRTCRTTGLTGQQGVIIPIQNVRNLILSYEVLEAIREKQFFIYPIRTIEEGMQLLTGRNAGVRNAKGNWSAGNFNFDIEDRLRKMYQAVSANRG; encoded by the coding sequence ATGACCGAAACCAGTGCACGGGTAAAACCCCTCTCCTTTGAAGAAGCCTCCTTTGATTTTGACCTCACCACCATCCAGGCCTGCCGTGCCAAGGGCAACAGGCAGCGCATCGTCGGACAACCTCGGGCACTCCGCACCCTAGAGCTGGCCCTCTCGTTGCACAAAAGCGGGTTCAATCTCTATGTCAGCGGAGACAGCGGCAGTGGCCGGCATGAGGCGGTTCGTCACTGCGTACAGGATTTGCGGGCGGACATCTCAACGCTCAGGGACATCGTCTATGTCTGCAATTTCCCCCAGCCGGACAGCCCGAAAGTGCTCATTCTCCCCCAAGGGGAAGGCGAGCGTTTCAGCGATGCCTCCGAGCTCTTCAATCAGGAAATTCTCAACCTGGCCATCGCAAAGGAGCAGTTCCTGGAAAAGGCACTGGCCTTGGTGGACGGACTTGAGGCGGATTTTTTCCAATCTGCCGGGCATGAGCACTTCACCCACCTCCGGGCTGACCTGAAACGGATGGCAAAGCACATCCGCTATCTTGACGAGCAAGCGCTGCGCTCGGACAGCATTGCCACCAAGTACCGTGCAAACCTGATCGTCAATCACGCCAGGACCACCCAGAAACCGCTGATCATCGAGAACCACCCCTCGTTCACCAACCTCTTCGGATCGGTCGACAGCAGGGAGAAAGTCCCCCATCTGAGTCTGCATGCAGGATCGCTTCTGGAAGCCAGCGGAGGCTATATTGTCATTGATGCCGAAGAGCTGCTCAGCCAGAATGGCCTGTGGGATGCACTCAAACGGCATCTAGATGCAAATACGCTGGTATTGGAAAGCAAGATTCCCTCAAAAGGCGAACTGAAGGGGAGTTTCATCCGTCCCCAGGTCCCCGCCCTGCCACTGAAGGTAATCCTCATCGGAAGTGAGGAGACGTATGACACCCTCACCGAAGGGGATGAACGCTTTTTGACCCTCTTCAAGCTCAATGCACAGTTTGACTACTCCATGAGCCTTGATGAAACATCCATCGAGCAGAGCATAGCCACGCTCGAGTCCTATGCACAGGAGAATGGGCTGCTTCCCCTCGATGACAGTGCTTTCTGCCAATTGCTTCGGTACAGCTGCTGGTTTGTCGAGTCACGAACGCAGCTGAGCACCCAGTTCTCCATCCTCTATGATTTGCTTGAGGAAGCCAACTGGTGGGCAAAGAAACAGGGACAAGCGAAAATCGACAGCCAGATGATCCTCACCGTCAATGAGGAGCGCAGCTATGCCAGCGGCATCAGCGAGAGCAAGATCAACGAGGAGATTCTCAACGGGGAGATGCTCATCAGCCTCAGCGGCAGCAAGGTAGGTGTGGTGAACGGGCTGGCGGTCATGGACCGCGGCAGCGCCTCCTTCGGCACCCCCACCGTCATCACCTGCACGGTTGCCCCGGGTAATGAGGGAATCGTGAACATCGAGCATGAGGCCGGCCTCAGCGGGGAGATCCATGACAAAGGCCTCTTGATCCTTGAAGGGTATTTGCGCAAGCACTATGCCCGGACCTTTCCCCTCTCCATCTATGCGGGCATCGCCTTCGAGCAATCCTATGCAGAGGTGGATGGGGACAGTGCCTCCTCAAGTGAGCTGTACGCCCTCTTGTCGGCCATCGGCGAGCTGCCGGTGCGCCAGGACATCGCGGTCACCGGCTCGGTGAACCAGATGGGCCTGATCCAACCGGTGGGAGGCATCAACGAGAAGATCGAAGGGTTCTTCCGCACCTGCAGGACCACCGGTCTCACCGGCCAGCAGGGGGTGATCATTCCCATCCAGAATGTCCGCAATCTCATTCTCAGCTATGAGGTGCTTGAAGCGATTCGGGAGAAGCAGTTCTTCATCTATCCCATCAGGACCATCGAGGAGGGGATGCAGCTGCTCACCGGGCGCAACGCCGGCGTACGCAACGCAAAGGGCAACTGGAGTGCCGGAAACTTCAACTTCGACATCGAGGACCGTCTGCGCAAGATGTATCAGGCTGTCTCAGCCAACCGAGGCTAG
- a CDS encoding Nif3-like dinuclear metal center hexameric protein, with amino-acid sequence MKRSELTAYLDAYLEIGAFEPLDRSLNGLVVAGEDREVTKVAFAVDACQSTFELAREQDADLLVVHHGLFWGSPIAVTSTHHRRLKTLIEGNLDLYVAHLPLDAHPQVGNNAVMAQKLGLGNQSQFAPYKGRMLGCKGTLEKPTSLDDLCKTLGFDKPVILAFGKTEVREVGIVSGGASDDVHEAIAEGLDVFITGEVEHQIYHEALEHSINVIGGGHYLSEVFGVQALMEHLNQKFGLSVVFVANPTGL; translated from the coding sequence ATGAAACGTTCAGAACTGACAGCCTATCTTGATGCATATCTGGAAATTGGGGCCTTCGAGCCATTGGACCGATCCCTCAATGGATTGGTGGTCGCAGGTGAGGATCGCGAGGTCACGAAGGTGGCCTTTGCCGTCGATGCCTGCCAGTCCACGTTTGAACTCGCACGAGAGCAGGATGCAGACCTTCTGGTGGTGCATCACGGCCTCTTCTGGGGTTCCCCGATTGCGGTGACCTCCACGCACCATCGCCGCCTGAAAACCCTCATCGAGGGGAATCTGGACCTCTATGTCGCCCATCTCCCGCTCGATGCCCATCCGCAGGTTGGCAACAATGCCGTGATGGCACAGAAGCTTGGCCTTGGGAACCAGAGCCAGTTCGCCCCCTACAAGGGCAGGATGCTCGGTTGCAAGGGGACGCTGGAAAAGCCCACCAGCCTCGACGACCTGTGCAAGACCCTTGGCTTTGACAAGCCGGTCATCCTTGCCTTTGGAAAGACTGAGGTCAGGGAGGTAGGCATTGTCAGTGGCGGAGCGAGTGATGACGTGCATGAGGCAATCGCCGAAGGCCTTGATGTTTTCATCACCGGAGAGGTTGAGCACCAGATATACCATGAGGCGCTGGAACACTCCATCAATGTCATCGGTGGGGGCCATTATCTGAGCGAGGTGTTCGGGGTTCAGGCCCTGATGGAGCACCTGAACCAGAAGTTCGGACTTTCCGTCGTCTTTGTTGCCAACCCAACCGGGTTATAG
- the lspA gene encoding signal peptidase II, with protein MAPTQKSRYVPLILTLFIILSDQLSKAWIVKNIAENTIGWTFLGDFLAIVHVRNTAIAFSMGDTLPMLVKLLFFILVPVLLVIAVCYAYFSNKYELNQFHRWVLALFLGGGIGNLIDRIFRSFRVVDFISVKVYGFLGFERWPTWNIADASLVVSGILLALSILFMKEEKNVQEK; from the coding sequence ATGGCACCTACACAGAAAAGCCGGTATGTACCGCTGATCCTCACCCTGTTCATCATCCTGAGCGACCAGCTTTCCAAGGCGTGGATCGTCAAGAACATTGCAGAGAACACCATTGGATGGACCTTCCTCGGTGATTTTCTTGCAATTGTGCATGTCCGCAATACCGCGATTGCCTTCAGCATGGGCGACACCCTGCCGATGCTGGTGAAGCTTCTCTTCTTCATCCTTGTCCCGGTCTTGCTGGTCATAGCTGTGTGTTATGCCTACTTCTCCAACAAGTATGAACTCAATCAGTTCCACCGCTGGGTCCTCGCCCTCTTTCTGGGCGGAGGCATCGGCAATCTCATCGATCGTATCTTCCGCAGTTTCCGCGTGGTCGATTTCATCAGCGTGAAAGTCTATGGTTTTCTCGGTTTCGAGCGCTGGCCTACCTGGAATATTGCGGATGCCTCGTTGGTGGTCAGCGGCATCCTGCTTGCCCTGAGCATCCTGTTCATGAAGGAAGAGAAGAATGTCCAAGAAAAGTAA
- a CDS encoding leader peptide processing enzyme yields the protein MSKKSNTLWFMLAATVLNILLMMVLFVICFILITRFVDPNSSLIPLWLGLTFLVSIGGSFFFYSRIIKWMNTKYNLEDKLGPLFGSKKKSDRRME from the coding sequence ATGTCCAAGAAAAGTAATACCCTCTGGTTCATGTTGGCGGCTACCGTGCTGAACATCCTGCTGATGATGGTCCTCTTCGTCATCTGTTTCATCCTCATCACCCGCTTTGTCGATCCGAACAGCAGCCTCATCCCGCTGTGGCTGGGACTCACCTTCCTGGTGAGCATCGGAGGCAGTTTCTTCTTCTACTCGCGCATCATCAAGTGGATGAACACCAAATACAATCTTGAGGACAAGCTCGGCCCCCTCTTCGGCAGCAAGAAAAAGTCCGACCGCAGGATGGAGTAG
- a CDS encoding acyl-ACP thioesterase domain-containing protein: MSNDLLTIDESNVAHSSFVTYSYETDCFSDARLAFYFQVVQEAAGMHAAQRGCSIPAMHEEGKTWVITRSQMEVERYTRWPEVLNVETWAQEPIRLHLPRVVRAFDQAGNLVFTTRTQWAILDLANGRPCRPLDMATRIGLPPKEDTVHHQQMNLAKRPSLAEDERVLLTSSRPVISYLDTDRNQHVNNISYLNWALDSLPSAFRNRLKVCAADFSYLRQTFLGDELLVSTFGRNNDVLLEESAELDHIIERRESDGSRTLVWEGSTKWKKREELR, translated from the coding sequence ATGAGCAATGACCTGCTGACCATCGATGAGAGCAATGTTGCGCACAGCAGCTTCGTTACCTACAGCTACGAGACCGACTGCTTTTCCGATGCACGGCTGGCTTTCTACTTCCAGGTAGTGCAGGAAGCAGCCGGCATGCATGCAGCACAACGAGGGTGCTCGATTCCTGCCATGCATGAGGAAGGGAAGACATGGGTCATCACCCGCAGTCAGATGGAAGTGGAGCGCTATACACGCTGGCCGGAAGTACTGAACGTGGAAACCTGGGCACAAGAGCCCATCAGGCTCCACCTGCCGCGTGTGGTGCGTGCCTTCGACCAAGCGGGAAACCTCGTATTCACCACCCGCACACAATGGGCGATTCTTGACCTGGCGAACGGACGACCTTGCAGACCGCTGGACATGGCAACACGCATAGGGCTTCCCCCGAAAGAAGATACGGTGCACCATCAGCAGATGAACTTGGCAAAGCGTCCCTCACTTGCGGAGGATGAGCGTGTGTTGCTCACCAGCAGCAGACCTGTCATCAGCTATCTGGACACCGACCGCAACCAGCATGTGAACAACATCAGCTACCTGAACTGGGCGCTGGACAGCCTGCCTTCCGCTTTCCGCAACCGCCTCAAGGTCTGTGCAGCGGATTTCTCCTATCTCAGGCAGACCTTCCTCGGTGATGAGCTGCTTGTCAGCACCTTTGGCAGGAACAACGATGTGCTGCTCGAGGAGAGTGCCGAACTTGACCACATCATTGAACGAAGGGAGAGTGATGGATCGAGGACATTGGTCTGGGAAGGAAGCACGAAGTGGAAGAAACGCGAAGAGCTCAGATGA
- the rsmD gene encoding 16S rRNA (guanine(966)-N(2))-methyltransferase RsmD yields the protein MRITGGIYRGRTVVCPPGIIRPAMDMMRESLFSILGNLEGKSWLDLFTGSGCVGIEAASRGACLVHLVEKDRLKKATILENISMVETEIKLFMADVNRFIPTAKRQYDIVYADPPFPMHGKVSLAQAVDKQGLLTEGGLFIIHYPSEEKGQWPEQVGNLVCYDQRKYGRSTLRFYRNTKTEGEHDEQ from the coding sequence ATGCGCATAACCGGAGGCATCTATCGGGGGAGGACAGTCGTCTGTCCGCCAGGAATCATCAGACCTGCCATGGACATGATGCGTGAGTCACTCTTCTCCATCCTGGGCAATCTCGAAGGCAAGAGCTGGCTGGACCTATTCACCGGAAGTGGGTGTGTAGGCATCGAGGCGGCAAGCCGTGGGGCCTGTTTGGTCCATCTTGTGGAGAAGGACCGCCTGAAAAAGGCGACCATCCTGGAGAACATCAGTATGGTTGAGACGGAGATCAAGCTCTTCATGGCCGATGTGAACCGCTTCATTCCCACAGCCAAACGCCAATATGACATCGTCTATGCCGATCCTCCCTTTCCAATGCACGGCAAGGTATCACTCGCCCAAGCGGTGGACAAGCAAGGGCTTCTGACCGAGGGGGGCCTGTTCATCATCCACTACCCCTCCGAGGAGAAGGGACAGTGGCCTGAGCAGGTGGGCAACCTTGTCTGCTATGACCAACGCAAGTATGGAAGGAGCACCCTTCGCTTCTACCGCAATACCAAGACAGAGGGAGAACACGATGAGCAATGA
- the recG gene encoding ATP-dependent DNA helicase RecG, whose product MEYLRNQNQDISTLSGVGVAAKASYAELGITTYSDLLLLSPRSWEDRSQVRPLGKLGDGQVANTLVEVLSHSYFGLKTGKKRTLKIIVRDASQQGDGRLSLLCFGRNFLEKTIRIGKLYYLYGSVSLHRGELQCSQFELYPATEDGDFPKQFGKILPIYPLRGSLSQRLIRTNIQAILSQVSQFSDELTADLKQRYDLLDTDQAIRFYHNPPTLDALEQARKTLAFTELFYLQLVARRHKGLEQRSKATGESIPSRLELACIETLPFSLTRDQLSSLKEIRQDLDSDLPMNRLLQGDVGSGKTLVAWISALHVLGKGAQVAFMAPTELLARQHAESGFQLLAKLGIRLAFLTGSVKNKERKLLLQAIAEGEVDIVIGTHALFSKEVVFHNLSYVIIDEQHRFGVEQRLALLEKARVPDLLLMTATPIPRTLSLTVFGNLNISTLHTMPQGRKSVITHLVNEQSRKRMYQAVGVEFTRGHQAYFVYPRIDDSGESDLRDVESMYEFLKSEYPSVSSALIHSKLEEEKKVSILKDYQEGKLGYLVSTSVVEVGIDIPNATCMVIEHAERFGLSALHQLRGRVGRSHLQSYCFLVFGNELTEEAKQRLKVMKESTDGFYIAEQDLLIRGPGELTGTRQSGYLKLIFASLTEDLHLIELVRTEADRILASDPGLVKAEHQMIRSVLSAAPPFEEESCDA is encoded by the coding sequence ATGGAGTACCTGCGGAACCAGAACCAAGATATCAGCACATTAAGCGGTGTGGGTGTAGCCGCCAAGGCCTCCTATGCAGAACTGGGCATCACCACCTACAGTGACCTGCTGTTGCTCTCTCCCCGTAGCTGGGAAGACCGCAGCCAGGTCAGGCCGCTGGGAAAGCTTGGGGACGGGCAAGTCGCAAACACCCTGGTGGAGGTCCTCTCCCACTCCTACTTCGGCCTGAAAACAGGCAAAAAACGAACCCTGAAAATCATCGTGAGGGACGCCTCGCAACAGGGGGATGGAAGACTCAGCCTGCTCTGCTTCGGGAGAAACTTCCTCGAAAAAACCATCAGGATCGGAAAGCTCTACTACCTCTATGGCAGTGTTTCCCTCCACCGTGGCGAACTGCAGTGCTCCCAGTTCGAGCTCTATCCCGCTACCGAGGATGGGGATTTCCCCAAACAGTTCGGCAAGATTCTTCCCATCTATCCCTTGCGCGGTTCGCTCAGCCAGCGACTCATCCGCACAAACATCCAAGCCATCCTCTCCCAAGTGAGCCAGTTCTCCGATGAACTCACGGCAGACCTGAAACAACGCTATGACCTGCTGGATACCGACCAGGCAATTCGCTTCTATCACAATCCCCCTACGCTTGATGCATTGGAACAGGCGCGGAAAACCCTTGCCTTCACCGAACTCTTCTATCTACAGCTGGTGGCACGCCGCCACAAGGGGCTGGAACAACGAAGCAAGGCGACGGGAGAAAGCATCCCCTCCCGCCTTGAGCTTGCCTGCATCGAGACCCTGCCCTTCTCCCTGACCCGGGACCAGCTGTCCAGCCTCAAGGAGATTCGCCAGGATCTGGACAGCGACCTGCCGATGAACCGGCTCCTGCAAGGTGATGTCGGCAGCGGCAAGACCTTGGTTGCGTGGATCAGTGCCCTGCATGTGCTGGGCAAGGGGGCCCAGGTGGCCTTCATGGCACCAACCGAACTTCTGGCACGCCAGCATGCGGAGTCCGGCTTCCAGCTACTCGCAAAGCTGGGAATCCGGTTGGCCTTCCTCACCGGTTCGGTCAAGAACAAGGAGCGCAAGCTCCTGCTCCAGGCCATAGCGGAAGGGGAAGTGGACATCGTCATCGGGACGCATGCCCTCTTCTCCAAGGAGGTGGTCTTCCATAACCTCAGTTATGTCATCATAGACGAACAGCATCGCTTCGGGGTTGAGCAACGCCTTGCCCTGCTGGAAAAGGCCCGTGTCCCAGACCTTTTGCTCATGACAGCCACCCCGATTCCCCGTACCCTCTCCCTGACGGTCTTCGGGAATCTCAACATCTCAACCCTGCACACCATGCCACAGGGCAGGAAGAGCGTGATCACCCACCTGGTGAACGAACAGAGCCGAAAGCGCATGTACCAGGCGGTGGGGGTGGAGTTTACACGAGGCCATCAGGCTTACTTCGTCTATCCCCGCATTGATGACAGCGGGGAGAGCGACCTCAGGGATGTCGAGAGCATGTATGAGTTCCTCAAAAGCGAGTATCCTTCGGTCAGTTCTGCTCTCATCCACAGCAAACTCGAGGAGGAGAAGAAAGTCTCCATCCTCAAGGACTATCAGGAAGGAAAGCTCGGCTATCTTGTCTCCACCAGTGTGGTGGAGGTCGGCATCGACATCCCGAACGCCACCTGCATGGTCATCGAACATGCTGAACGGTTCGGCCTGTCAGCCCTCCATCAGCTGCGTGGACGGGTAGGAAGATCGCATCTGCAGTCCTACTGCTTCCTGGTCTTCGGCAACGAGTTGACCGAAGAGGCAAAGCAACGGCTGAAAGTCATGAAGGAGTCGACCGACGGTTTCTACATCGCCGAACAGGATCTGTTGATCCGCGGTCCTGGCGAGTTGACCGGTACCAGGCAGTCGGGGTACCTGAAGCTCATCTTCGCCTCCCTGACCGAGGATCTGCACCTCATCGAGCTTGTCCGCACCGAGGCGGACCGTATCCTTGCTTCCGATCCCGGCCTTGTGAAAGCCGAACACCAGATGATACGTTCCGTCCTTTCGGCCGCCCCTCCCTTCGAGGAGGAGAGTTGTGATGCATGA
- a CDS encoding YggT family protein, with the protein MNQSTYIDGIAVTTGSNVFMTIASILASLLSFYSLLIWLRIVLTWIKVPGQMQENPLAHYLGKIVDPYLSWFKGISSLRRSRFDLTPLVALAALSVVQSMLRLYGSYGKLTVGMVFALVLQTLWSYLVSPIFWFVIILLGIRLVFCYRRSPQSIGYITMLDSMVGGVLNWVQNLFYPKKAINDRQLVITSLIFFIALYVASSLVLRFLIGFFANLSF; encoded by the coding sequence ATGAACCAAAGTACCTACATCGATGGAATTGCAGTCACCACGGGATCAAATGTCTTCATGACCATTGCATCCATCCTGGCAAGCCTGCTCTCCTTCTACTCCCTGTTGATCTGGCTCAGGATAGTCCTCACCTGGATCAAGGTTCCCGGCCAGATGCAGGAGAATCCCCTCGCCCACTACCTGGGAAAAATCGTCGATCCCTATCTCTCGTGGTTCAAGGGCATCAGCAGCCTCAGGCGCAGCCGCTTTGACCTCACCCCGTTGGTGGCGCTCGCTGCCCTCTCGGTGGTGCAGTCGATGCTCCGCCTCTACGGCAGCTATGGAAAACTCACGGTGGGCATGGTCTTTGCCTTGGTCTTGCAGACCCTGTGGTCTTACTTGGTGAGCCCGATCTTCTGGTTTGTGATCATCCTGTTGGGAATCCGACTGGTCTTCTGCTATCGGCGCAGTCCTCAGAGCATCGGCTACATCACCATGCTCGACTCCATGGTCGGGGGAGTGCTCAACTGGGTGCAGAACCTCTTCTACCCCAAGAAGGCCATCAACGACCGGCAGTTGGTCATCACCAGCCTGATCTTCTTCATAGCCTTGTACGTCGCTTCCTCGCTGGTGCTCCGCTTCCTGATAGGCTTCTTTGCCAACCTCAGCTTCTAG